The nucleotide sequence TGCTTTGATGTAGGCATAATTGCTAGCAAGCAACACTCAGATCTTACCAGTTTCTTCCTCTTTATCACTGAAGTGTCTGCCTTGACATTTTGTTTGAAAATATAGGCATGGAAATGAGTCTAAGTGTCTTATCTGAAAATTTCCTTGTACTGCTGGAAATTTGGCTTTTTTGGGGGGCATTTGATTATTTTTAGTTTGTTTATGGAAAGAATGTAATGATTCAGAGGTATCAAAATGAGTGTTGCCATTTGTGTGACTTTATACTTGTCTGCTCAAAAGTCAGAGTGGAGCCAAATCATACATTCTCTTTGAAAGAGAAGGTTTGTATGATTCATTGTGCATCTGGGTGACGTATCACATGTTGTGAATATCCATCTAGGTACTGAAGAGTTTCTGAAGAATGAAAAGGTAGAAAGAGTTCAAGTAATAATCTGGAGACTTTTCTAATTTATTTCAGTATAATattgttgccccttgtcctgtcacagcactCCCCCTTATatagaaaggccacaagaagatctccccaggccttctcttcttcaagctGCGCAATTCTAGTTCTTGCACAGAGGTGCTCTGgccctctgataatttttaAGTGGCCCTCCActtgacctgctccaacaggcacatgtcttgtgctgaggacttgcAGAGCTAGTGTACCCAGGCATGGTCTCACGACAatgcagcagagggggagaattgcctccctcaacctgcttaACACgttgcttttgatgcagcccaggattcagttgactttctgggctgcaaatgaaAATTGATGTCTCATGTCTAGCTTTTCATCTGCTGGTACTACCAAGCCCTTCTCAGCAGGGATGCTCAcaatcccttcatcccccagcctgtatcagtgtaCTGAGGATttccccaacccaggtgcaggtcCCTGGTTTTTCATTCTTGCAGAATCTCTTGGGTTATAATAACATAAACAATCTGCATTCTACCTAAGTAAATAAAAGTCTTTAATCTCATCTGTGGTGGCAAATCCACAGAgttattgatttttttgtttttaatcatcTGAAATTTCACTGTAATCTCCTGTTTCCATAGGAAACATTTGTCGCTCTCCAATAGCTGAAGCAGTTTTTAGAAAACTTGTAACTGATGAAAAACTTGACAATAAGGTAAGCTAATTATTTCTGCTCCTTCCTAAGAAATAGCTACCTTGTAGCCCGTTAGTAGAAATAAAAGCAATGAGAAAGGAaacataaaaatataaatttgTTTTTCTGTAGTGGAGGATAGACAGTGCAGCGACATCTGCCTATGAAATAGGAAGCTCTCCTGACTATCGAGGACAGAATTGCATGAAGAAGCATGGCATTGCTATGAATCATATTGCCAGGCAGGTACTGTacttaattttctttaaatatgTGTATGTATTTGTTCTGTTCTTACAGTGGATGAcagacagtgctgctgtttcagACTGGAACGTGGGGCGCTCCCCAGATGCAAGGGCTTTAAGTTGTCTAAGAAATCATGGCATTGAGACAGCACATAAAGCACGGCAGGTAGAAGAGAGtatattttctttctcatttgtaCCCATGCTTTGTTTAGCCCTAACCATTAAATTCACAGAAGTCATTTGGCCAGTGCATGGTTAAGCATCAAGTAGTACGTGCAGTTTTCCAGCGTGGCCTAACTCTTCCAGTTGACCTAGTGAGTTTCTTGTTGCTAAGCTTCATTGGAAGAATAACTTGGAAGCATTGGAGTAGTTTCTACATTATAGAAAAACTTTGCCTTCAAATACTTTGTAGTAGGGGTATTTTTCTGAAactttttttattgctttttatatTTCTATTTagcaaatttaaaaaaaaaaaagaagagtacTTGTTCACCCAtccaaaaaaaaggcaaaaaaaagatgCTGCTCTTGCATGAAGatctctgtaaaaaaaaaaaaaaaaattgtaaggCTCTAACTAGAATGAATTTCACTCAAACCCATGGTTACTAGCATGGTTGGTGGTAACATCTGATGGAAATGTACCCTTGAAGCATTCTTAAGTCAAAGACAGATTTGTCACTTGGTGAAATCATTTAATTTTTACCAAAATTCATCTCTGTTTTCATTAATGAAAGGACATGTATTTCCATGCAGCATTCCAGAGAGATCAGAAATAAATGTGTCTGCCTCTATTTAAATCATTCAGATGCTCAAATAAATGCACATAACTTAATTCAGTCAGCTATTCTCTGGATATAAGATATTCCTTTAGGGCTTCACCTTTACTTAGCTGGAGTTTATACCACTAGCTCTTGTACTGACAAAGAGATCAAGTAGTCTTGTTATTCCATTTCTGTTCCCTTCAGAATTTTACTAGACCTTACTGAGGTCATATTCTTCACTTTCAAAGACTTCATGTTTAGgtttttaactttttaaaataaattctctCAATTAGTCAGTTGCCCTTTGCCCTCTTCTGATGCTAATCTCCATTATATAATAAGACAAGTAGGACTGAGTACAACGTTGCTTCAGATTTTCAATGTTTCACCATCAGAAGCCAGTTGTGATCTTTTCCTGTTAAAGTTTCTGGATTTACCAATTAAGTGCTTAAAACAGCATTATTTATTGTTAGTACAAGCAAAATGGTACCAAAACTAATCAGTCAGTGTTTCGGTCAGAGTAGTGTAATATGTTAGTATTCTTAAAAGACAAGCCTTGGCAACTTGAGAACTGTTCTTGGGTATTACTTGGATGGTTTATGAGCAGttaaattaaagcaaaacatCCAAAAGAAGTTGACCCTCTGCCTTGAAACAAATCTATATCTACCTCTTTGTCAGAGAGGGAATGAAAACACTTCAATGAAGACATTTTGGCAAATGAAgagattttaaaagcaaaatagcCTAAAATGTCACATATGGAGGAAGAGCAAATTAACAAGATTGAGACTAATAAAACAAAAGATTAACAAGACAAAAATTTGTCTAAAACATCCCCATACAAGCACTTTCTTGTATAAAGAAAATTTTCAAGGCCCTCAACTGTTCAAGGCCCTGTTAACTGTTCATTTTGCACTGATATAAACTATGTAAATTCAATTAATTTGTTTCAAACTTCTGTCAAATGGTGTCTGCTGATTGTCTTAAACTGTGGACCTGCTATCATAGTGTTTCTGGAGAAGAGCTCAACAGTGTACAATAGGACTTTTTAGAGTAGTTAGGTTAGTACAAGTGCGAGTATATTTGCTTCTCTCTAAGAAACAAACTCAAGGATAGAATTTTGTGTGACTTGGTTCAGCACAGATTAAGACAGATTTAAtacaggagctgcagaaatAGAAGTGGGATTTATCTTCTGCCTTCAAAATACTGTCATGAGATGACTACCTCATGCAATTATCCTCTTCAGTCCTGTGCAAAACTGTTACCCTCCCAGTGAAAGGCACTTTCTTTCATGTAATTTTGTGCATAATTATGGTAATCATGGATTGTGGCTTTTTTTATTCAAAACTGACATAAATGCTACAAGAATGATAGAATGTTAAATTGGATGCATCCTACCATTGTATACAGTGATCATTTCAGTGAATTTAAAGTGAAAAGCAAAGTACAAACATAAATgtacatatttatatataaaacaGAGAGTTTAATAACATTTTTGTTTGGTAGGTTCCTCTATGTTTATGCATCTGCTGAAATTCTCTAAGCTTTTAGTCTTCATGCATAAACCAGATAGGTATTAATCAGTTTCACTTCTATTCATGCTGAGGGCAAAATTGATTTCTGTGTGACTCATACCATGCATTTGCCTTAAAGAGGAGATTGAGATTAGAGGAAGGTTGTATTAAGCACTGTTTCACAACTGGATAAAATTGAGGACTACTGCCTCTCTTTGGTTTTTaggcagagaaaaggaggttttCCTTCTTTGTGAACTAGGGTAAATGTTTAACAGATACATTGGAATGATGATGTGTTTCTCCATTAGTCTCCAATAATGGTTATatgcttttttaaaatttaaacttACTGTTTGTTTAGTTCCATCCAAAGTTGACTACTTCATCTCTCCACTACTCTTCTCAAAATGTACATAAATTTTTATGTCctaaatttcttccccaaaaataCTGGTTTTGAGTTTGCTCAACTAACCTTTCTGCATCTGATATTCCTGCAGGCATAAGAGCACAAACCAAACAGTAATCTTGTGTTTAATGGCTGCATTTGCAACTGTCTTAGTCCTGGCTTGTACTGTAATAACTGTCAAGTTGTCAAGTGTACAAAGAGTGGGAAGTTTAGCAGGTGTGGTTTTACTTTTTActgttttgtattttattcttACATATGTCTGTACTACAAAGATATCTGTGCTCGTGTATTTTCACAGGGGCCAGTGTTTAGCTGTGTAGAGAATCAGAAGCAGCTTGCAGAGGTACTGCTTATAGTTGCCAGGAAAACAGAGCTATTTCcactgcaaaaatatttttgtaggTCAAAGGCATTGCAAATATTTTTATAGTGAAAATAAACAAGTTTGCATTAGTTTTCACCATTAACCCTTTCTTCTAAAtgctccccctgctgcccccagccttaAGCCTTCAGTTCTCCTTGTATAGAATGTTTCTTCTAAGGCTTTAGTCTGGTGATACTTTCTGTAGGTCTTTTCTTACTCCCTGTTATGGGAGTTTAACTAGTATGGGCTTACTACTTCCACATGAAATAAGTGGACTTACTGCCATCTAAAAGTTTTAATATATAAATAATTTTTACAAGTTCAAACTTTGACTTCTAGGCTaatgtgttttgtctttttgtcCGTGCACTTGCTTACTCATTGCTAGCCCATCCTTCCCAGAGATGCCTGTCAGAAAAACCTGTTCTCAACAAATTTCCCAAATTTCTTTGTTATGATACTACACATAGGACTATGCATGAAATGCAGTCTTAATATAGATTCATTgtaaatttaatttcatttagtCATCCTTATTATGGACAGTTCGGGTAGCTTATACTGGCTTATTGTGGGCATGGCCTGGGAGGATTTTATCCTGAGCTAAGGCTTAAATGTAAAAACTAAGGTAGAATTATATGGTAAAAATCTATATTCCAAAAAAATATAACATTAGTGCTGAAGTTAATGGCCTAAATGACTGTGAATGTATTTGTTTTTAGTGTATGTTGTAGTTAATACCATCATACTTcagcttggggggaaaaaaaaagcttggtatgctctttttttttttttgtgtgtagtGACAAATTTCTAGATTTGGAAGTATGACAGCTGATTGcaagtgttttgttttcatgtcaGGTAATTTGCCTACATTTATATTACATGGTTTGTATGAGTGGAGAATTGCTTCAGTTTTAGTAATTGGAACATGGTAGAAATGTCACCTGCAACAGTGTTCTGTGTGAGATGTTTAAACGTCTTGTTCAAATAGCTaacttggttggtttttttgtggaaATGAGTAAGTAACCATGGCAGAGTATATTTAAAATTACAAAAATCATTGTAAAAGTTGATGAAAGTACTCAGTTTTATTCTTTCCACCTGTCTGTCTTTTAATAAATCAGAACTACAATATTTGAAAATACTTTTTCACCCTCCTTTTCATAAATCAAACACAATTTGTAGGCTGAAGCATATATTTTTAATTCTAGATTACTAAAGAAGATTTCCAGACCTTTGATTACATACTTTGCATGGATGAGAGCAATCTGAGGTAATGTATGAAGAAATTGAACAAATTCTTATGGATCACTTGTATTGTTGTCTCATGAGTCCCTTTGAAGACAGATGGCATATTTTACTGTTTAGCTTGTCCTGGTTTTACTTTTTAGTTTTGTTCTGTGTcgtttttgtatgtgtgtgtgaatgATATCCTAATA is from Dryobates pubescens isolate bDryPub1 chromosome 3, bDryPub1.pri, whole genome shotgun sequence and encodes:
- the ACP1 gene encoding low molecular weight phosphotyrosine protein phosphatase isoform X1; protein product: MAAGEAKSVLFVCLGNICRSPIAEAVFRKLVTDEKLDNKWRIDSAATSAYEIGSSPDYRGQNCMKKHGIAMNHIARQITKEDFQTFDYILCMDESNLRDLKRKSNQVNNCKAKIELLGSYDPQKQLIIEDPYYGSEKDFETVYEQCVRCCKAFLEKPH
- the ACP1 gene encoding low molecular weight phosphotyrosine protein phosphatase isoform X2, translated to MAAGEAKSVLFVCLGNICRSPIAEAVFRKLVTDEKLDNKWMTDSAAVSDWNVGRSPDARALSCLRNHGIETAHKARQITKEDFQTFDYILCMDESNLRDLKRKSNQVNNCKAKIELLGSYDPQKQLIIEDPYYGSEKDFETVYEQCVRCCKAFLEKPH